A region of Athene noctua chromosome 12, bAthNoc1.hap1.1, whole genome shotgun sequence DNA encodes the following proteins:
- the CCNG1 gene encoding cyclin-G1, with protein MIETLVTTEAQELLYQLTALLEQELRCQPKASGLRLIESAHDNGLRMTARLRDFEVKDLLSLTQFFGFHTETFSLAVNFLDRFLSKMKVQPKHLGCVGLSCFYLAVKASEEERNVPLATDLIRISQYRFTVSDMMRMEKIILEKLSWKVKATTAFQFLQLYHSLIHENLSCERRKYLNFERLETQLKACHCRIMFSKAKPSVLALSVMALEIEEQKLLELTEALEFLQLYSKINNRDLTFWKELVLKCLTEYSSSKCSKPNVQKLKWIVSGRTARQLKHSYYRITHLPTIPETSS; from the exons ATGATCGAAACGCTTGTAACTACTGAAGCTCAAGAATTGTTGTACCAGCTCACAGCCCTGTTGGAACAGGAGTTAAGATGCCAGCCAAAGGCCTCTGGCCTGAGACTAATTGAATCTGCTCATGATAATGGTCTCCGAATGACTGCAAGGCTGCGAGACTTTGAAGTGAAAGATCTCCTCAGTTTAACTCAATTCTTTGGCTTCCATACCGAGACGTTTTCGTTAGCTGTGAATTTCTTAGATAGATTCTTGTCAAAAATGAAG GTACAGCCTAAACACTTGGGCTGTGTTGGACTCAGCTGCTTCTACTTGGCTGTGAAGGCATCAGAAGAAGAGAGGAATGTTCCCTTAGCCACTGACTTAATTCGGATAAGCCAGTATAGGTTCACTGTTTCTGATATGATGAGAATGGAGAAAATCATATTGGAGAAGCTATCTTGGAAAGTCAAAGCTACAACAGCCTTCCAGTTTCTTCAACTATATCATTCACTCATTCATGAGAATTTAAGCTGCGAAAG GAGAAAATACCTTAATTTTGAGAGACTTGAGACCCAGCTGAAGGCATGTCACTGCAGAATCATGTTTTCTAAAGCAAAG cCTTCTGTCTTGGCACTGTCTGTTATGGCACTAGAGATAGAAGAACAAAAACTACTGGAGTTGACAGAGGCATTGGAATTTCTGCAGTTGTATTCCAAG ATAAACAACAGAGATTTGACCTTCTGGAAGGAACTGGTGTTAAAGTGCCTTACAGAATATTCATCAAGCAAGTGTTCCAAACCAAATGTCCAGAAACTAAAATGGATTGTGTCTGGACGTACAGCACGGCAGCTTAAACATAGCTACTACAGAATAACACACCTTCCTACAATTCCAGAGACCAGCTCATAA
- the NUDCD2 gene encoding nudC domain-containing protein 2, whose amino-acid sequence MSAPFEERSGVVPCGTPWGRWYQTLEEVFIEVQVPPGTRAKDVRCGLQSRHIALSVRGRDVLQGKLFDSTITDEGTWTLEDRKLIRIVLMKTNRDAGNCWTSLLENEYAADPWVQDQMQRKLTLERFQRENPGFDFSGAEISGNYSKGGPDFSSLEK is encoded by the exons ATGTCGGCTCCTTTCgaggagcggagcggggtggTGCCCTGCGGGACGCCCTGGGGCCGCTGGTATCAGACCTTGGAGGAGGTGTTCATCGAGGTGCAGGTGCCGCCGGGTACCCGGGCTAAGGACGTCCGCTGCGGCCTGCAGAGCCGGCACATCGCGCTCTCCGTGCGGGGCCGGGACGTGCTGCAG GGTAAACTTTTTGACTCCACAATAACTGATGAAGGAACGTGGACGTTAG AAGACAGGAAGCTGATACGAATTGTTCTAATGAAGACAAATCGAGATGCTGGAAATTGTTGGACATCTCTGTTAGAAAATGAATATGCTGCTGATCCTTGGGTACAGGACCAGATGCAAAGGAAACTTACACTGGAGCGATTCCAAAGAGAG AACCCTGGATTTGACTTCAGCGGGGCAGAAATTTCTGGAAACTACAGCAAAGGAGGACCAGACTTTTCTAGTCTTGAAAAGTAA